TTTCACTACTCCGATGTCACGGTCGACGACACACTCGAGGAGCAGCGATTCGCAGTCGATACCGAGAATCGGCGCGAGGCGGTCGGTGAACTGATTTCGTATCTGGATGAGGTTGTCCCGTATACGACGGTTGCCTTTCCAAACCGAATCGCTGGCGTTCGCGAGCCACTCGACGTCTCCGCGCCGCCACACCGTGGGCTTGACTACCTCCGCGTGCTCAGCCACGAACTCGAGGATGGGCCTCGAGACGGACCACTCGTCGTCGGCGTGTTTGGCGAGCAAATCGGTGAGCGACTGAATCCCCTCGTCGTCGACCGAAACCGAATCGATGGCTTCCTCGAGTTGCTGTATGCGCCGCTCCTGCGTCGAACGGATTACGAGCGCAGTCTCAATGGTGACACCACGGATGGCTATACGCCATGGCTAGCAGCCGATATTGAGTGGTCAGATATCGGGCCGCTCGAGGCGACGGTCACACTGCATGACGGGCTGACCTGGCACGACGGAACGCCACTCGAGGCGACCGATGTCGCGTTTACGTTTGGTTTCCTGCAGGATACCTCGGACGGCGACATCGAGGGTGGACTCCCAGCACCACGGTTTCGCGGACGCTCGTCGCTCGTCGAACACACGGAGGTACTCGACAGCGAGACGATCCGTATCCGATTCGATGCTGGGACGCAGTCAGTTGCGATCCGAGCGCTTTCAGTCCCGATTTTCCCGGCCCACATCTGGGAGCCACGGACAGCGGTCATCGCAGACTATCAGACACAGGCACTCGTCACCGATAACGACGAGCCGGTCGGCTCTGGGCTCTTTCGCGTCTCGGACGTTTCCACCACTGAAATTGAGCTCGAGCCGTTCGACGAGCACGTCTTTCGTGTCGATCCCGAGACGCGACCCGACGAACTCGAGGAGTTGTCACAGTTCGAGGGCATCCGATTTCAGGTCGATCCGAACCCCGGCGCAATGATCGAAGCGTTGCTCGAGGGCGATATCGATATCACGGGCGATCCGGTCCCGCCGTCGGAACTCGAGGCAATTCGTGAGGAACCGGCGGCTCAGACGGTGACCGGAGAGACGACCGCGTTCTACATGGTCGGGTACAATATGCATCATCCCGAACTCGGCAATCCGCACTTTCGCCGCATCATTTCGCAGTTGATCGACCGTGAACACGTCGTCGAGGAATTCTTCGATGGCGAGGCACTGCCGGCGACTGGACAGAGTTCGATGCTTGGCATCCGCAACGATGGCTGGGGATTCGAGCACCGGTCGACGATTTCGACGTTCCCTGGGTCTGACGGCGATATTGACTCCACCCGCGTCCAGTTACTGTTCGAAGATGCGGGCTATCGCTACGAAGATGGCGAACTGCTGCGCTGATCGGTTGCCCCTTCGTCGGTAACCGGGCGCTATTAATGTTCTCGCAGCACTAGGACTCAGTAGTTGCATGTCGTTTGCCGTTGTCCTCCTTGAACTTGCCCTCGTCGTCACGACGATGCTCGTGACCGCTGCGTTAGTGCTGGTTGGGCCACGGCCACTCGTCGCAGCACTCCGTGATTTTCGTTGGCGACTCGAGTTCTGTCTCCTGCCGTTGCTTGCTCTCGGCGTTGTCCTCCTTATTCGCTGGTCGACGGTCGATATCGTCACGCGCCTCGAGCGCCGCGTCTTTAGCCAGAATATCACGCCGCTGTTGTTCGAGATCGACCGCGTGATCCTGCCGGGTGACCCAGTCGCGATTATTCAATCCTACCAGTCGCCGGAGCTGACGTCGTTTTTCATCTTTATCTACATCTATGGCTATGCGTTCTTGCTGTTGTTCCCGTTTCTCGCCTACTTCGCACTCGAGGAGATGGACCAACTGGAAACGCTGATTCTCTCGTTTACGGCGAACTACGGGATCGGGCTGCTCTTCTATATGCTTTTTCTGGCGTATGGGCCGCGGAACTTCGATCCGGTCCTGTTTGAGGGGCTGATGTATGAGGCGTTCCCACGCTCGAGAGAGTTGACGAACTCGGTGAATCAGAGTACGAACGTCTTCCCCTCGCTCCATACGTCGCTGTCGATGACCGTCTTGTTCCTGGCGTGGCTCACCCGAACAAAGTACCCGCTGTGGCTCGGCCTGTCGGCGTTTCTGGCGATCAGCGTCGTCGTCTCGACGATGTATCTCGGCATCCACTGGTTCTCTGATGTCATCGCGGGCACGTTGCTCGCCCTGCTCAGCGTCTACATCGGCCACAACTATACCGTCAGCGGACTCTACGAGGCCGCTCGAGGGTATCTTACTGCGCAATACGAACAGGGATGGCCCGACCGATAATCCTCGGTCTCATGACCATCCGATTCCGCAACCCGGAGAAGTTTGTCTCTCGAGTACGCGTCTCGAGGTATGATCATCCACTGGCATCGCCGTGATCTCCGCGGGCCGGACAACCGCGCGCTCGCTCGCGCTGCTGACACCGACCGCGTCGTGCCCGTATTCGTCTTCGATCCGACGATTCTCGAGCACGCCTCACCGATCCGCGTCGCGTGTCTCCGGCGAGCACTGCAGTCGCTTCGAGACTGGTATCGCGACCGCGAGAGCGAGTTGGTGATCGCCCACGGCGAAGCCAGTGGTGTGCTTCCGGAACTCGTCGACGAGTACGACGCTGATGCCGTGAGCTGGAACGCCGATTACAGCGGCCTCGCTACTGAGCGGGACCAGGCGGTGACTGCTGCACTCGAGGACGAGGGCATCACGGTTCGAACGGTTCACGACAGTGTGTGTCACGAACCGGGGTCGATCTCGCCGAATCAGGGCGAGCACTACTCGGTGTTTTCGTACTTCTGGAAGAAGTGGCGCGACCGGGAGAAACAGTCACCGTTCGACGCGCCCACAGCCGACGACCTTGCAACCGATAGTAAGTCTCTATCAGCCGTTCCAACACTCGAGGAACTCGGCTTTGACGAGCCTGATGCAGTCGTGCCAACGGTGACACGTGAAGCAGGACTCGAGCGCCTCGAGACGTTTTGTGCCGAGTCGATTGGGGCCTACGACGACGAGCGCGACTATCCGGCTCGCGATGGCACCTCGAAACTCTCGGTTCACTTCAAGTGGGGAACGCTCGGGCCACGAGAGGTGTATTCGGCAACTGAATCCGCACTCGAGGAGGCGACGGCCGACGAGCGCGAGGGTATCGAGGCGTTCCAACGACAACTCGCCTTCCGAGAGTTCTACACACACGTACTCGCGTACAATCCCGAGATCGTCACGGCAAATTTCAGTGGCTACGAGAACCGGATCGAGTGGCGAAACGATCCCGACGAACTCGAGGCCTGGAAGGCCGGTGAGACAGGGTATCCTATCGTCGATGCGGGGATGCGCCAGTTACTCGCGGAGGGGTGGGTACACAACCGGGTTCGGATGCTCGTCGCGGCATTTCTGACGAAGGATTTGCTGGTCGATTGGCGTGAGGGCTATGACTGGTATCGCCAGCACCTCGCCGATCACGAGACGGCAAACGATGTCGGCGGCTGGCAGTGGGCCGCCTCAACGGGAATGGACGCCCAGCCGTACTTTCGCGTATTCAACCCAATGAAACAGGGTCGTGAGTACGATCCTGATGCAACGTACATTAAACACTATATCCCAGAACTCGAGGGGGTGTCGGCTGAGACGATCCACGATTGGTGTGTTCTCTCGAGTGAGGAACGCGAGGACGCCGCGCCCGACTATCCGGAGCCACTCGTTGATCACAGCGAGCGCCGAGACCAGGCAATCGAGGCGTTTGAACGGGCACGCAGTGACGGATCGAGTTTATAAGACGTGATCGACTCGAGCGACTGTTCTTGCGTTATCGATACTGGCTGAGGTGTGGCGTTTTCGTTGCTGGGAGTGCCCGAACCAGCGCCGTTGCCGGTTCGTAGCGGACGCGATCCGTCGCTGCCTTTCTCGCGACGAGTTTCTGAAAGCCGGGTGTGGTGAATTTTAACTGACAGCGCCCGGTGGAATCCGTCCAGTGACGTCCTGATCCCGCTTCGATGCGCGCGCCCTCGATGGGTCTGTTCGTCGTGTCTCGAACGCGGACGGTGATGGTGTCACCGACCGATACGTCGCGGCGCTCGAGGTCGAGTACGAGCGTTCGTTTGACTCTCATGTCTTCCCCTCTGGGTTCGTCTAGCCAGTTATTGACTCTCACGGGAGAAAAAAGCGAGACCTGCAGATGACCGCGATTGGCAACAGCCCAGGTGTTCGTACGCGGTCGTCGTCACTCTCTCATAGCGACCGTCTAGCTTCGCTCGCTCGAGTCATAGATTGCTGAGATTACGCGCTGGACCGACAGCGCCTGGTCGACGCTCTCGTGGTCGTTGCGTCCCGCTGCGATATCCGCGAAAAACGCCCGCTGCTCTGCCCGATGGGTGTCGTTCTGGCGCGTCTCGATGGTTGTATCCTCGAGATGGTGGGGGGGCTCTGTGCCGACCGAGTACAATCTGAGATCACCATCGAGCAGGTCGAATCGCGCCGCGGACTCGGTTCCGCGGGCGACGAACTCGTGGGTCGAGGGCCGGTTCGTTGCCCACGCAACCTCGAGGCTGATCGTTCGGTCGTCCCCACAGCGAACGAACGCGCTCGCGGAGTCATCCACGTCGAAGCCGGCCGGCCCGGCGTCGTCGCCCCACATCTCGAGGTAAGTGTACTCTTCGCGCGAGCCGAAATCGCTGCGAGTGACGCCAACGACTTCCTCGACGTCGGGATAGTCGAGCAAGTAGAGTGCGAGATCAACCGCGTGGACGCCGAGATCGATCAACGCGCCCCCGCCAGCGATCTGTCGACGGGTAAACCATGACCCTCGACCGGGGATGCCCCGCCGTCGGACGTAGTTGGCTTCGACGTGGGTTACCTCGCCCAGTTCCCCTCGGTCGATCCGATTCCTGACGATCTTGACGGTGTTTGCGAACCGATTGTTGAATCCCACCATGCAGTGGCTGTCGGTCTCCCGGGCTGCCTGTGCGATTCGTTCGGCACTCTCGAGTGAGTGAGCCAGTGGTTTCTCGAGGAGGACGTGTAAGTCACGTTCGAACGCGTCGACCGCATAGGATTCGTGGTACTTGTTCGGGGTTGTGATGATGACAGCGTCGACGGTGTCGTACAACGCCTGGTGGTCTTCGTAGACGTCGACATCGTACCGGCGTGCAAATCGCGTCCGTGCCTCCGTTGCGACGTCCATCCCACCGACGAGTGGCACCTCGAGGTCGACCAGTCGCTCGGCGTGGTACTGCCCGATGTTCCCGAGGCCGACGATTCCGGTTCTAATTTCGCTTCGGTCCATTGTCATCCGTTCCGTTGTGTGTCGTGTTTCACACCGATATACCACAGAGGGCTATATGAAATTCGGTACTCGAGGCTCTTTGTTCCATCGCCAAACGCGGCCGTCTCGATCAACTGTCGGCTTCCGACCGTGTGGTGTCCGAATCACGTTCAGGCGCGTCGGTGAGTCCGTGGCGAAGCGCATCGCCAGTCGCAGTCTCGAAGAGATGAATCTTCGACCGGTCGAGGACGACGTTGACGTCCTCTCCTTCCGCAATTTCCGTATCCGGCGTGACGCTCATGAGTAACTGATCTGCCGAGGCAGACGGATCCTTCTCCATCGAGCGCTCGATGCCTTCGGCGAGCAACAGGTAGACAAACACCTCATCGCCCATCGGCTCGAGAACATCCGTCCGTGCACTGATCGTCCCCGTCGAGTCCGGAATCGAGTCCGCACTTCGCTCGAGGTGGACGTCTTCCGGTCGAATCCCGAGGGTGACGGCGTCGCCCATCCCCACACCCGGGATATCGGCTGGATCGAGATCGACGCGGAAATGCTTGGTCTCGAGGCCGTCGCCGACGAGTTCACCCTCGGCGAAGTTCATCGACGGCGAGCCGATGAAGCCGGCGACGAAACGATTTGCCGGCTCGTTGTAACAGGTCAGCGGCGGGGCGATCTGTTGGAGTTTCCCCTTGTTCAGGACGGCGATCCGGTCGGACATCGTCATCGCTTCCGCCTGATCGTGGGTGACGTAGATGATCGTCGTCCCGAGTTCGCGATGGAGTCGCTGGAGTTCCGTGCGCATGTGCACCCGGAGTTTGGCGTCCAGATTCGCGAGTGGCTCGTCCATCAGGAACACGTCGGGGTTGCGCACGATTGCGCGGGCAATCGCAACGCGCTGGCGCTGCCCGCCGGACATTTCGTCGGGCATCCGGTCGAGCATCCCCTCGAGTTGGACGATATCCGCCGCGCGTTCGACGCGGCGTTGAATTTCGTCGTCGTCGTAGGTCCGCAGCCGGAGGCCAAAGGAGATGTTCTCGAAGACGTCCATGTGGGGGAACAGGGCGATGTTCTGGAAGACCATCGCGACACCCCGATCCTTGGGTGCGAGATTCGTGACTTCGTCGTCGCCAATGTAGACCTGGCCCTCAGTGGGTTTCGTCAGGCCGGCAACGGTCTCCATCGTCGTCGACTTCCCACAGCCGGAGGGGCCGACGAAGGTGACGAACTCCCCGTCTTCGATCTCGAGGCTCACATCGTCGACTGCGGTGACATCTTCGTAGCGTTTCGTGATATTCTCGAGTTGAACTCGTGCCATAATGTTACTCTTTGAGTGCGCCTGCGGTCAGTCCGCTTACGATCTTTTCCTGGGCCACGATCACGAGGATCGCGACCGGAATCACGCCGATGATGCTCGAGGCGGCCATCAGGTGGTACATCACCTCGTACTGGCCCTGGTAGCCCAGGATGCCCTCGAGAATCGGTGCCCAGTTCTCCGGCTGGCCGTCGGTCATCAGGAACGAGAAGAAGAACTCGTTGTAGACGGCGATGAACGTCAGGACGCCCGCGGTGGCGACGCCGGGAGCCGACAGCGGGATGATCACGCGAAAGAGCGCGCCGAGTCGCGTGGTGCCCTCGACGCGGGCGGCGTCCTCTAAGCCGTCCGGAATCTGGC
The Natronolimnobius baerhuensis DNA segment above includes these coding regions:
- a CDS encoding ABC transporter substrate-binding protein encodes the protein MVEDALPVSRRTLLAGVAGGTASSLAGCSEQFWSRAENTAPDQVELTIKTLPADDDAFAAQILSQFRENLEEAGIDVSHEPIGEPELYRDVLLEGEYDIFVARHPGVTDYDDLYELLHSRFGGERGWQNPFHYSDVTVDDTLEEQRFAVDTENRREAVGELISYLDEVVPYTTVAFPNRIAGVREPLDVSAPPHRGLDYLRVLSHELEDGPRDGPLVVGVFGEQIGERLNPLVVDRNRIDGFLELLYAPLLRRTDYERSLNGDTTDGYTPWLAADIEWSDIGPLEATVTLHDGLTWHDGTPLEATDVAFTFGFLQDTSDGDIEGGLPAPRFRGRSSLVEHTEVLDSETIRIRFDAGTQSVAIRALSVPIFPAHIWEPRTAVIADYQTQALVTDNDEPVGSGLFRVSDVSTTEIELEPFDEHVFRVDPETRPDELEELSQFEGIRFQVDPNPGAMIEALLEGDIDITGDPVPPSELEAIREEPAAQTVTGETTAFYMVGYNMHHPELGNPHFRRIISQLIDREHVVEEFFDGEALPATGQSSMLGIRNDGWGFEHRSTISTFPGSDGDIDSTRVQLLFEDAGYRYEDGELLR
- a CDS encoding phosphatase PAP2 family protein, whose amino-acid sequence is MSFAVVLLELALVVTTMLVTAALVLVGPRPLVAALRDFRWRLEFCLLPLLALGVVLLIRWSTVDIVTRLERRVFSQNITPLLFEIDRVILPGDPVAIIQSYQSPELTSFFIFIYIYGYAFLLLFPFLAYFALEEMDQLETLILSFTANYGIGLLFYMLFLAYGPRNFDPVLFEGLMYEAFPRSRELTNSVNQSTNVFPSLHTSLSMTVLFLAWLTRTKYPLWLGLSAFLAISVVVSTMYLGIHWFSDVIAGTLLALLSVYIGHNYTVSGLYEAARGYLTAQYEQGWPDR
- a CDS encoding cryptochrome/photolyase family protein translates to MIIHWHRRDLRGPDNRALARAADTDRVVPVFVFDPTILEHASPIRVACLRRALQSLRDWYRDRESELVIAHGEASGVLPELVDEYDADAVSWNADYSGLATERDQAVTAALEDEGITVRTVHDSVCHEPGSISPNQGEHYSVFSYFWKKWRDREKQSPFDAPTADDLATDSKSLSAVPTLEELGFDEPDAVVPTVTREAGLERLETFCAESIGAYDDERDYPARDGTSKLSVHFKWGTLGPREVYSATESALEEATADEREGIEAFQRQLAFREFYTHVLAYNPEIVTANFSGYENRIEWRNDPDELEAWKAGETGYPIVDAGMRQLLAEGWVHNRVRMLVAAFLTKDLLVDWREGYDWYRQHLADHETANDVGGWQWAASTGMDAQPYFRVFNPMKQGREYDPDATYIKHYIPELEGVSAETIHDWCVLSSEEREDAAPDYPEPLVDHSERRDQAIEAFERARSDGSSL
- a CDS encoding carboxypeptidase-like regulatory domain-containing protein gives rise to the protein MRVKRTLVLDLERRDVSVGDTITVRVRDTTNRPIEGARIEAGSGRHWTDSTGRCQLKFTTPGFQKLVARKAATDRVRYEPATALVRALPATKTPHLSQYR
- a CDS encoding Gfo/Idh/MocA family protein produces the protein MTMDRSEIRTGIVGLGNIGQYHAERLVDLEVPLVGGMDVATEARTRFARRYDVDVYEDHQALYDTVDAVIITTPNKYHESYAVDAFERDLHVLLEKPLAHSLESAERIAQAARETDSHCMVGFNNRFANTVKIVRNRIDRGELGEVTHVEANYVRRRGIPGRGSWFTRRQIAGGGALIDLGVHAVDLALYLLDYPDVEEVVGVTRSDFGSREEYTYLEMWGDDAGPAGFDVDDSASAFVRCGDDRTISLEVAWATNRPSTHEFVARGTESAARFDLLDGDLRLYSVGTEPPHHLEDTTIETRQNDTHRAEQRAFFADIAAGRNDHESVDQALSVQRVISAIYDSSERS
- a CDS encoding ABC transporter ATP-binding protein; the encoded protein is MARVQLENITKRYEDVTAVDDVSLEIEDGEFVTFVGPSGCGKSTTMETVAGLTKPTEGQVYIGDDEVTNLAPKDRGVAMVFQNIALFPHMDVFENISFGLRLRTYDDDEIQRRVERAADIVQLEGMLDRMPDEMSGGQRQRVAIARAIVRNPDVFLMDEPLANLDAKLRVHMRTELQRLHRELGTTIIYVTHDQAEAMTMSDRIAVLNKGKLQQIAPPLTCYNEPANRFVAGFIGSPSMNFAEGELVGDGLETKHFRVDLDPADIPGVGMGDAVTLGIRPEDVHLERSADSIPDSTGTISARTDVLEPMGDEVFVYLLLAEGIERSMEKDPSASADQLLMSVTPDTEIAEGEDVNVVLDRSKIHLFETATGDALRHGLTDAPERDSDTTRSEADS